The Spodoptera frugiperda isolate SF20-4 chromosome 2, AGI-APGP_CSIRO_Sfru_2.0, whole genome shotgun sequence genome has a window encoding:
- the LOC118269197 gene encoding GATOR complex protein MIOS — protein MMSGVKLEVLWSPVHHDKFILWGPDITLYEVSRIKEIEKKTTFTPISSTRGATVLASQSASGVRCVDISAIPEQPEPLLALGYANGRVALTTLKQTYDPLGLVGREFTPRYSRLCNSVSWSHMENNMLAVAMEKNRSDHCILIWDVYRGSILSEEAKATDAASSSSVTEAPRPLAEMGLSETAHCVTWANFSSRTLIASMNLKYIKIFDLRDMSSKAVNMTSTRYCYGVCAEPCGGFQLASRGDGVACVWDARALQRPLLTLQHPRPLQQLQWCPTRRNLLLCLQRDSSSLRVYDIQQATSDNKANMSDSALAGQAVEAELEEQSTPGPSVIERDVTVGSAPAAPLVAFSWHPAHEARLLAVCATGALVDYTVCERVTVSWGGEGSLVWTSGGGALRLMRDDFYAAIKDISYVMKKRAQTDYGLKPDLWQNADLADDDALSGLWHFLALSKSLVEDGCIRNSPWKHPGVRTVLRSVGDGGYRSEIVPSLLPDLPNRRVTIYRSAERTRALQLCGWGWGWENALAGVERAEAEGTPCRAAALAAFQLRVRTALDVLARAQSPLLRVVALALAGLSDERLWREALGAAAAALPDPYLRALLRFLAASAPAHPHHHPPPPHQPDLAAVLNETEMRLEDRVAFACIFLSDSALHEYVAATSAALAEQGELGGLLLTGASLDALPLLQRWLEATGDVQSVALVAARCFTPDLLKDPRTMNWLDSYRSILDSWQLWWARCALDTWVCGAGAAAGDWAPGAGDWAPGAGPVPRAVCVACTYCGKSVAAPPGHARPRAAFTRLPPPAAKMKQISSCPNCRKPLPRCGVCSLHVGTGAGGGGAGAAGAGAAFGSWFSWCVACRHGGHAQHLINWFKEHTECPVSSCNCHCATLDPPDRH, from the exons ATGATGTCTGGTGTTAAATTAGAAGTCTTATGGTCACCTGTACACCACGATAAATTTATATTATGGGGCCCAGACATAACCTTATACGAAGTTTCTCGGATAAAGGAAATTGAGAAAAAAACAACAT TCACTCCAATATCGTCAACAAGGGGTGCGACAGTGCTAGCTTCACAGAGCGCGAGTGGAGTCCGCTGTGTAGACATTAGTGCCATCCCTGAGCAGCCGGAGCCACTGCTGGCACTCGGCTACGCTAATGGAAGGGTGGCACTCACCACATTAAAGCAAACTTATGACCCATTAGGATTGGTTGGGAGAGAGTTTA CTCCTCGCTACTCTCGGCTCTGCAACTCAGTGTCATGGAGTCACATGGAAAACAACATGCTGGCAGTGGCCATGGAGAAAAATCGCAGTGACCACTGCATCCTAATATGGGATGTGTACCGGGGATCCATACTCTCAGAGGAGGCTAAAG CAACTGATgctgcatcatcatcatcagtcacAGAGGCCCCTCGGCCCCTGGCTGAGATGGGGCTCTCGGAGACTGCTCACTGTGTCACCTGGGCTAACTTCTCCAGCCGGACTCTCATAGCATCCATGAACCTTAAATATATCAAGATATTTGATCTCAGAG ACATGTCGAGCAAGGCCGTGAACATGACGAGCACGCGGTACTGCTACGGCGTGTGCGCGGAGCCGTGCGGCGGGTTCCAGCTGGCGTCCCGCGGCGACGGCGTGGCCTGCGTGTGGGACGCGCGCGCCCTGCAGCGCCCGCTGCTGACGCTGCAGCACCCGCGCCCGCTGCAGCAGCTGCAGTGGTGCCCCACCCGCCGCAACCTGCTGCTCTGTCTGCAGCGCGACTCCAGCTCGCTGCGCGTCTACGACATACAGCAGGCGACCAGCGACAACAAGGCCAATATGTCTGACAGCGCG CTGGCTGGACAAGCAGTGGAGGCGGAGCTAGAGGAGCAGAGCACCCCGGGCCCCAGCGTCATCGAGCGGGACGTGACGGTGGGCTCCGCCCCCGCCGCGCCGCTCGTGGCCTTCAGCTGGCACCCGGCGCACGAGGCCCGGCTCCTGGCCGTGTGTGCCACCGGAGCCCTGGTGGACTACACCGTGTGCGAGCGGGTCACTGTGTCCTGGGGTGGCGAGGGCTCGCTCGTATGGACGAGCGGGGGCGGAGCCCTGCGTCTGATGCGGGACGACTTCTACGCTGCTATTAAAGATATCTCGTACGTAATGAAAAAGAGAGCTCAGACTGACTATGGACTGAAG CCAGATTTATGGCAGAACGCAGACTTGGCAGATGACGATGCGCTGAGTGGTCTGTGGCACTTCCTGGCGCTGAGCAAGTCCCTGGTGGAGGACGGCTGCATCCGCAACAGTCCGTGGAAGCACCCCGGCGTGCGCACCGTGCTGCGCTCCGTGGGCGACGGCGGGTACCGCTCCGAGATAGTGCCGTCGCTGCTGCCCGACCTGCCCAACCGCCGCGTCACCATCTACAG GAGTGCGGAGCGCACGCGCGCGCTGCAGCTGTGCGGGTGGGGGTGGGGGTGGGAGAACGCGCTGGCGGGCGTGGAGCGCGCCGAGGCGGAGGGCACGCCGTGCCGCGCGGCCGCGCTGGCCGCCTTCCAGCTGCGCGTGCGCACGGCGCTGGACGTGCTGGCGCGCGCGCAGTCCCCGCTGCTGCGCGTCGTGGCGCTGGCGCTGGCCGGGCTCAGCGACGAGCGCCTGTGGCGGGAGGCGCTGGGCGCGGCCGCGGCGGCGCTGCCCGACCCCTACCTGCGCGCGCTGCTGCGCTTCCTGGCCGCGTCCGCGCCCGCGCACCCCCACCACcacccgccgccgccgcaccaACCAGACCTCGCCGCCGTGCTC AACGAGACGGAGATGCGTCTGGAGGACCGCGTGGCGTTCGCGTGCATCTTCCTGTCGGACAGCGCGCTGCACGAGTACGTGGCGGCGACGAGCGCGGCGCTGGCGGAGCAGGGCGAGCTGGGCGGGCTGCTGCTGACGGGCGCCAGCCTGGACGCGCTGCCGCTGCTGCAGCGCTGGCTGGAGGCCACGGGCGACGTGCAGTCCGTGGCGCTCGTCGCCGCGCGCTGCTTCACGCCCGACCTGCTCAAGGACCCGCGCACTATGAACTGGCTCGATAG CTACCGCTCCATCCTGGACAGCTGGCAGCTGTGGTGGGCGCGCTGCGCGCTGGACACGTGGGTGTGTGGCGCCGGCGCCGCGGCCGGGGACTGGGCGCCCGGCGCCGGCGACTGGGCGCCCGGCGCCGGGCCCGTGCCGCGCGCCGTCTGCGTGGCCTGCACCTACTGCGGCAAGTCCGTGGCGGCGCCGCCCGGCCACGCGCGGCCCCGCGCCGCCTTCACCCGCctgccgccgcccgccgccaaGATGAAG CAAATATCTTCATGTCCGAACTGTCGCAAGCCCCTCCCCCGGTGCGGCGTGTGCTCCCTGCACGTGGGCACGGGGGcggggggcgggggcgcgggggccgcgggggcgggggcggccTTCGGCTCCTGGTTCAGCTGGTGTGTCGCCTGCAGGCACGGGGGACACGCGCAGCATCTCATCAACTGGTTCAA AGAGCACACGGAGTGTCCGGTGAGTTCGTGTAACTGCCACTGCGCCACGCTGGACCCGCCCGACAGGCACTAG